A part of Cervus elaphus chromosome 11, mCerEla1.1, whole genome shotgun sequence genomic DNA contains:
- the NEURL3 gene encoding E3 ubiquitin-protein ligase NEURL3, whose amino-acid sequence MPEEPRRMGAQICSQADAEAPREALRFHAQAVGAQVRLDAQRSTAFRHATFHDGIVFSQRPVQPGERVALRMLWHEPGWLGGLRVGFTRLDPARVSAPSLPPFVCPDLEQQSQTWAAMLPDGCALPGDVVRFWVNHQGRIFARVNSGPRRLLREGVLMGAPLWAVMDVYGTTKAIQLLDLTANDFPTTMPRDLSDEALPGPKASAGEECAICFHQVANTCLVPCGHTHFCSSCAWRVFRDTARCPVCRWEIEEVALTWDPLVLGAGEGLLV is encoded by the exons ATGCCTGAGGAGCCCAGGCGGATGGGGGCCCAGATCTGCTCTCAGGCTG ATGCCGAGGCTCCCCGAGAGGCGCTCCGCTTCCACGCCCAGGCGGTGGGCGCACAGGTGCGCCTGGATGCTCAGCGGAGCACCGCGTTCAGGCACGCCACGTTCCACGACGGCATCGTGTTCAGCCAGCGGCCGGTGCAGCCGGGAGAGCGCGTGGCGCTGCGCATGCTGTGGCACGAGCCCGGCTGGCTGGGTGGCCTCCGCGTGGGCTTCACGCGCCTGGACCCCGCGCGGGTGTCCGCGCCCAGCCTGCCGCCCTTCGTGTGCCCGGACCTGGAGCAGCAGAGTCAGACCTGGGCGGCCATGCTTCCTGACGGCTGCGCCCTCCCGGGGGATGTGGTGCGCTTCTGGGTGAACCACCAGGGCCGGATCTTCGCCCGGGTCAACTCGGGGCCCCGGCGGCTGCTGCGCGAGGGCGTGCTCATGGGCGCCCCGCTCTGGGCCGTGATGGACGTGTACGGGACCACCAAGGCCATCCAGCTGCTGG ATCTTACAGCCAACGACTTTCCCACAACCATGCCAAGGGATCTCAGTGATGAGGCTCTCCCCGGGCCCAAAG CCTCAGCAGGAGAAGAGTGTGCCATCTGCTTCCACCAGGTTGCCAACACCTGCCTTGTCCCCTGCGGCCACACACACTTCTGCAGCTCCTGTGCCTGGAGGGTCTTCAGGGACACGGCCAGATGCCCCGTGTGTCGCTGGGAGATCGAGGAGGTGGCCCTGACTTGGGATCCTCTTGTCCTGGGTGCTGGAGAGGGCCTCCTGGTGTAG